From Chryseobacterium camelliae:
AAGCCTTTTGCGATGAAACTCGGCTCTGCTTTCCAGAAAGTTAATTTCCTTAGGGATATGAAGGACGATTACCAGATCCTGGGCAGGAGTTATTTCCCGGATGTGGATATTTCTTATTTTGATAATTCTGTAAAATCCAGCATCGAGAAGGACATCGAGCAGGAATTCCGTGAGGCATTGGAAGGCATCAGAAAATTGCCCGGTTCTTCACGTTTGGGAGTATACCTGGCTTACCGGTATTATATTTCGCTATTCAGGAAGATCAGGAGGACATCGGCAGCCAAGATTATCAATCAGCGTATCCGGATTTCAAACGGAAGGAAAATTTCCCTGATGATGGGTTGCTACCTTCAGTATAAAACATCTTTTTTATAGCATAATCTAAACTCAGGAAAAAACAATGGTACACACACTGGTAAGGGAACAGCAGCTGAACTGTGATATAGAAACTGCATGGAAGTTTTTTTCCTCTGCACATAACCTGTCTAAAATTACCCCGAAAGACATGAACTTCATTGTACGGACACAGCTGGAGAATGATGAGATTTATGAAGGGATGATCATAGATTATTATGTGTCTCCGCTCTTTGGGATCAAAATGGAGTGGCAGACGGAAATTACACAGGTTTCGCACCATAAAAGCTTTACCGATTTCCAGAAGAAAGGTCCGTACAAATTGTGGAAGCACCACCACGAATTTATAGAAAATGAACATGGCGTTCTGATGAAAGACAGGGTAGACTATGAACTTCCGATGGGATTCCTGGGAGAAATTGCCCACAACATTCTTGTCAGGAAGAAAGTGGAAAATATTTTCAGTTACCGTCACCGGGTGCTGGAAGAAATGTTTAATAAAAAATAACGGTCATGAATTTTCTTATTGTTGTCATTACATTTTTTACCATGGAAGGCATTACATGGCTCATTCATAAATACATTATGCATGGGTTGCTCTGGAAACTGCACAAGGACCATCACGACCACAGCAATGAAGGTCACATGGAGAAAAATGACTATTTCTTTGTCATATTTGCGGTTCCCACCATTGTCCTGATGTATCTGGGGACTATGCAGGGCTTTAATTTCTACTTTTATATTGCCCTGGGAATTACACTCTACGGAATGGCGTACTTTTTTGTTCATGATATATTCATTCACCAGCGGATCAAAGTATTAAGGGATACCCAGAATCCATATCTGTTGGCCATAAGAAGGGCCCACAAGCAGCATCATAAACATACGGGAAAAGAGCATGGGGAATGTTTCGGGTTTTTATGGGTGCCCGTAAAATATTTCAGGATGTATTTTAACAAGAAAAAAGCCTGATATGCAGCAATATACCTATCTACTGATCAATTTCTTCACAGTTATCGTCTGCTTTTTATTTTCTTTCCACCATAAGATAAAATTCAACAGGCATTTTGGAGCGTTTTTAGGAGGCTCGGTAATCGTTGCCGTTGTCTTTATTATCTGGGATGCCTGGTTTACCAAAAGAGGTGTCTGGTGGTTCAATGATGATTACCTGATCGGAATGAGAATTTTAGGTTTGCCCATTGAAGAAATCCTTTTCTTTATCTGCATCCCCTTTTCATGCCTGTTTACCTATTTCTGTCTGGATAAATTTTTCCGGCTCGACTGGAAACCGGTTCCGGAAAAGATCTTCGTTATCTTAAGCATTGCAGCTGCTCTGGGAATAGCTTTGTATTTCAACGGCCGTATCTATACGTTTGTGACTTTCCTGACAACTGCAATCAGCCTTTTTGTCTTGTATTTTGTTCTGAAAGTACGGTGGATAGGGAAAGCATCACTGATTTATCTTTTACTCATGCCAGGCTTTTTAGCCGTTAACGGAATACTTACGGGCACAGGTCTGGAGTCACCAATTGTTAATTATACCCCCGGAACCTTTATGGGAATCCGTCTGCTGACGATTCCGCTTGAAGATACTGCCTATGGTTACGAGCTGATTCTGTGGAACATCTATTTATTTAAAAAATTCTCTAAAAATGAGCAAAGCACAAAAGACGGAAAAGATCAATATATTCTGGTTCAGGAGAGACCTGAGGCTGGATGATAATACGGCGTTGCATGAATCGTTACAATCTGAATATCCTGTACTGCCTGTTTTTATTTTCGATACGGAAATCCTCGACAAACTTCACAATAAGGAAGATAAGAGGGTAGATTATATTCATCAGGCCATTTCCAAAATGCATCAGGAGCTGCAGAAGCACAAAAGCGGGATCAGGGTTTTTCATGGAAAACCTATGGAGATCTTCAAGAATCTGGTTGAAAACTATGATATTGAAGCCGTTTTTGCCAATAAAGATTATGAGCCGGATGCCATAGCACGTGATAAAGAAATTGCAGCGTTCTTAGAAAAAAATGAAATCAGTTTCAGGACCTGCAAAGACCAGGTTATTTTTGAGGAACATGAAGTAGTGAAGAATGATAATACTCCATATACGGTCTATACTCCTTACGCTAAAAAGTGGAAAGAAAAGCTGAAGGATATATCTGTTCAGAGCCATAAGACCGATTTTAAAAACTTCCTTCCTCTGAAACCGGAGAACATGATCAGCCTTGAGACCATAGGATTCAAAAAAACGGATCTGGATCTGGTGGAACCCAAGCTGGAAAAAGAGATCATCAGTGATTATGGCAAATACAGGAACTTCCCGGGAATGGATCATACGACCCATTTAGGGGTGGCGCTTCGCTTCGGTACCATTTCCGTACGAAAATGTGTCCAATATGCTGTTAAAAATAATGAAACCTGGTTGAATGAGCTGATCTGGAGGGAATTTTTCATGCAGATCCTCTTTCACTTTCCGCAAGTAGTCAAGCATTGTTTCAAAAAGAAATATGAAAATATAGAATGGCGGAACAATGAAAAAGAATTCAAAGCCTGGTGTGAAGGCAAAACGGGATATCCCATAGTGGATGCCGGTATGAAGCAGCTGAATGAAACTGGTTTTATGCATAACCGGGTAAGAATGATTACAGCCAGTTTCCTGACCAAGCATCTTTTGATTGACTGGAGATGGGGAGAAGCTTATTTTGCCGAAAAACTGTTGGATTATGAGCTGTCTTCCAATAACGGTAACTGGCAGTGGGTCGCAGGCTGCGGCTGTGATGCTTCACCTTACTTCAGGGTGTTCAATCCTGAAGAACAGGTGAAAAAATTTGATAAAGACCATAAATACATCAGGGAATGGATCCCGGAAGACTATAATGAAAAGCCTATTGTAGAACATAAAGAAGCGAGGGAACGCGCACTGAAAGTCTATAAAAAAGCGGTTTCTTAATACTCATCTCTTAAGATCAGATAAGAATTTTCTTCTGGTAGGCATGATTATTCTTAAACTGAAAATGCAGGATTACATAAATTAATAGATAATGTAACACACAGTTGCTGCTTCTGACGCAAACAAAAAATCAGATGAGTTAACTGTGAAAAAAGGGTTCCACGGAAAAACTTTTCCACGAATTTCATTTGCAGTTCCGGAAACATTACTAATTTTGCAGTGTGAAAAAAATGATCTCCATACTGCTTTTATGTCTGTATCTGGTTTCTACCAGCGAGCTGTATCAGCTTCTGAAGATCCCTATTCTCATTGAGCATTACATCGATCATAAAGAGAAGAATCCTGAAATGACAATCCACTCATTTTTCAGGATGCATTATGAAAATCCGGTAAAAGATTCCGATTATCAGACAGATCAGAAACTCCCGTTTGTCTCTCATGCACAGCATCTGATAGTCGTATTTACCGTAACGCCTCTGCTTTCCATTCCCTTTGCAGGAAAGCCTGTCCATGCCATTCAGTCTGCACAGACACTGTACAAAAGTATTTTTTACAATAAAGAAATCCTGAATTCTATCTGGCAGCCGCCAAAATTTTGTTAATCTTTCCTATTCAATTATCCGGTGATTTAAAATAGCCTGAGTATTCTTCTATTGGGAATTCAGGTGGATACTGCTGCTTTGGCAGTCGGTATGATCCATATGTTTCCGGACTTTTCTACCAATACGATTAACAAAATCATTATGCTTACAAAGATCATAGAGTTTTCTGTAAAGAATAAGCTCATTATTGCATTGCTGGTTTTGGGACTGATAGGAATAGGATCCTATCAGGTTACCCGATTGCCTATTGATGCCGTCCCCGATATTACGAACAACCAGGTCCAGGTAATTACCGTAGCACCGTCTTTTGGTGCAACAGATATTGAAAGACTGGTGACCTTTCCCATTGAGCAGGCCAACAGCAATATTTCCGGGCTGAAAGAAATCCGGAGCTTTTCCCGGTTCGGGCTCTCACTAGTAACCATCGTGTTTGATGATGGAATAGATATTTACTGGGCCAGGCAACAGGTTGCCGAGCGACTCCAGCAGGTACAGACACAGATTCCCCAGGGAATCGGAACTCCGGAACTGGGCCCTATCTCTACAGGGCTTGGGGAAATTTACCAATATGTGGTACGACCTAAACCGGGATTCGAGAAAAAATATGACATTACGGAACTCCGTACCATACAGGACTGGATTGTCCGTAGGCAGCTGCTGGGAGTAAAAGGAGTTGCTGAAGTCAGCAGTTTCGGGGGAAAACTGAAGCAATACGAAATTGCAGTCAACCCGGACCGCCTTAATGCTTACGGCATCACGATCAATGATGTATTCACTGCACTGGAAACCAACAATCAGAATACCGGAGGCGCATATATCGAAAAGGGTCCTACTGTCCTTTACATCAGGAGCGAAGGCCTTATAGGGAATATGGAGGATATCAGGAATATTGCCATTGCCTCTAAAAACAATGAGATTCCGCTATTCATTAAAGATGTAGCTGAAGTAAAGACAGGATTTGCAACTCGTTATGGTGCCATGACCTACAATGACCAGGGAGAAGTAGCCGGAGCTATCGTGATGATGCTGAAGGGGGAAAACAGCAACCAGGTGATTAAAAATGTAAAAGCCAAAATAGCATCCATACAGAAAACGCTTCCGGAAGGCGTCGTAATCGAACCTTTCCTGGACCGTACCAAAATGGTGAATAATGCCATCGGGACTGTAGAAAAGAATCTCCTTGAAGGAGCCCTGATCGTTGTATTTGTATTGGTGCTTTTTCTTGGCAATTTCCGGGCAGGCCTTCTGGTAGCTTCCGTGATTCCTTTATCTATGCTGTTCGCAATATGCATGATGAACCTCTTCGGGGTAAGCGGAAACCTGATGAGCCTGGGGGCTTTGGATTTCGGTCTGATCATTGACGGAGCCGTGATCATAGTAGAATCGGTTCTGCATAGGTTCAGCCATCATTCAAAATTCAAAAATATAACCACTGTTTCCCAGAACAAGATGGATTCCCTTGTGGCAGATTCCGCAGGCAAGATGATGAACAGTGCTGTATTCGGGCAGATGATCATTCTTATTGTCTATCTTCCCATTCTTACCCTTCAGGGAATAGAAGGCAAAATGTTCAAGCCGATGGCAGAGACGGTAGCTTTTGCTTTATTGGGCGCATTTCTTCTTTCTCTGACTTATATCCCGATGATGAGCGCCCTGCTGCTGAAGAAAAGAAGCCTTAAACCTTCTTTTTCCGACAGGATGATGAAGCGAATTGAAGCTTTATACCTTCGCACCCTGCTTAAGGTTCTCAGGATTCCTAAAATAATTTTCAGTGTTGTCCTGATCCTTTTTGTGCTGGCAATATTGATTTTAAGCCGTCTGGGCGGTGAATTTATCCCTTCGCTGGAGGAAGGCGATTTTGCTGTGGAAACCCGCGTGCTGCCCGGAAGCAATCTGAATACAACCATAGAGAGCACGCAGAAAGCAGCCCATATCCTGAAATCAAGATTTCCGGAAGTGGAGAAAGTGGTGACGAAAATAGGCAGCGGGGAAGTCCCAACCGATCCGATGCCGATGGACGCTTCTGACATGATGGTGATCCTGAAGGACAAAAAAGACTGGGCTTCCGCAGAGACATTTCCTGAACTGGCAGATAAAATGACACGTGAGCTTGAAGAAGTGCCGGGAATTACAGTGAGTTTCCAGTACCCGGTCCAGATGCGTTTCAATGAGCTGATGACCGGAGCAAGGCAGGATGTGGTCGTGAAGGTTTTTGGGGATGACCTGGATGTCCTGGTCAGTAATGCCCAAAAGCTCGGTAAAATCATCGAATCGGTGGACGGAACGCAGAACCTTTACATAGAGCCGGTTTCCGGGATGCCTCAGGTGATTATAGAATACAACCGGCCGATGATTGCTCAGTATCACCTATCCGTAGCAGACATTAACCGGGTTATCAATACGGCATTTGCCGGACAGAGTGCAGGACTGGTTTTTGAAGGGGAAAAAAGATTTGATACAGTGGTACGACTTACCGCCAGTGACCGTAAAAATGTCAGTGATATTAAAAATCTACTGGTACCAACTCCTTCCGGAAACCAGATTCCTTTGTCGCAGCTAGCCCGAATTGAAGTAAAGAACGGTCCGAACCAGATTCAGCGCGAAAATGCGCAGAGAAGAATCGTTGTGGGATTCAATATCAAAGGAAGGGATGTACAGAGTATTGTACAGGAGCTTCAGGAGAAAGTCAATCGGCAGATCAAGCTTCCCGCCGGGTATTACGTTACCTATGGTGGTTCGTTTGAGAATCTGAACAATGCCAAACAGCGCCTGATGATTGCGGTTCCGATTGCCTTAGCACTCATTTTCGTGATGCTTTTCCTGGCCTTTAATTCCGTAAAGGAGAGCTTGCTTATCTATACGGCCATTCCGCTTTCCATTATCGGAGGGGTCTTTTTACTGGCATTAAGGGGCATGCCTTTCAGCATCAGTGCGGGAATTGGTTTTATTGCCCTTTTCGGAGTTGCTGTATTGAACGGCATTGTGCTGATTTCAGAATTCAACAGGCTGTATAAAAGCGGCATCAGGAATATTGTACGGATTGTAATTGATGGCGGAGAGTCCAGACTTCGACCCGTGCTTATGACTGCCTTTGTAGCTTCTCTTGGCTTTATCCCGATGGCAGTAAGCAATGGTGCCGGCGGCGAAGTCCAGCGCCCTTTGGCAACGGTAGTGATTGGCGGACTGATGGTAGCAACCTTCCTTACGCTATTCGTGCTGCCCCTGTTATATGTAAACATTGAAAAAGGATTTAAAATGAAAAAGAAAAAAAGCTCCCATACCGCTTCCGTTATCATTCTCATATTCATGCTGACGGCCATCCCGGTAAAATCACAAACCACGGTTTCACTGGATCAAGCCATACAGATGGCTTTACAGAATAACAGAAACCTTAAAAGCGAAAAGCTGAGGTCCGAATACTCAAAAGCACTCATAAAATCAGCCCGTGATATTCCTCAGACCGCAATCTCTGCAGATTATGGCCAGATCAACAGTGCCTATAATGACATTAAATTGGGTGTTGCCCAGAGCATTGCTTTTCCAACCGTATATACGAAACAGAAAAATGTCTATACTGAGGAATGGAAAAAAAGCGTGCTGAACGTGGCACTTAAGGAATATGAGATCAAAAAGGCGGTCAGTCTTACATTCTATGAAATTCTGTACTGGAAGCAGAAGGAGCAGTTGCTGCGCGAAACGCTTACCTTGTATTCCGACTTTCTTGATAAAGCAGACCTTCGCCTGAAAGCAGGAGAGAGCAATATCCTGGAAAAAACAACGGCAGCCAACCAGAAATCTGCCATTGAAATACAGATCAAACAGGTACAACAGGAAATAGCGGTCCTCCGCCTGCAGTTCCAGTGGCTCCTCAATTCCGAAACAGACTTCATGCCTCAGGATGAAAAGCTTTATACGGTAGGGCTGAAGGACGGATTGGAGCAGAACCCGCTATTACGAACCCTGGAGCAGCAAAAGAATGTAGCTGTCCAGCAAACAGCACTGGAGAAAGCGAAGTTGTTACCCGGATTACAGCTGGCCTATAACCTGAACAGCTTCCGGGGAACCGGGCCCGATGATAAGGTATATAATGCATCACCGCAATTTCATTCCGTACAGCTGGGCGTTTCCGTACCGGTGTTCTCAGGCGGGCAGAAGGCAAGAATACAGTCTGCTAAGATTGCGGAAACTGTAGCGGAAACAGATTTTCAGAATACCCGCTTCAGCCTTGAAAACCAATACAAAAAACTGAATGAAATTTACAGCCGTAATCTGGATATTGTGTCACAGTATGAAAATTCGGAGCTTAAAAATGCTTTTACCATTACCGATACTGCCCAAAAGCAATTCAGAGGCGGGGAGATCAATTACCTTGATTTTGTAATGCTGGTCAACCAGGCCGTGACACTTAAGAACAATTATGCAGATGTGCTCTGGAAGCTTAATCAAAGTGCTATAGAATTGGAATACCTTACTTTAAATCCGTAAAAAATGAATCTCAGAATCTTATATATTACTGCTGCTTTCCTGTCCGCCATACCTGCCCTGCAACAATGCCGTAAACAGGAAAAAAAGGACGTAAAAACAAATATCCGCAGAGATGAAAATGTAGTGGCACTTACTGATGCCCAGCTAAAAAACGCTCCGGTAGAAACCACACAGCTTTCCGCAAAGAGCATTTCTACAACACTCAGGCTCAACGGTACTGTTGATGTACCTCCGCAAAATCTGGTTTCCGTCAGCATACCTTTAGGAGGATACCTGAAATCCAGTACTTTGCTTCCGGGAATGCCGGTATCTAAAGGACAGGTTATCGCGGTTATCGAAAATCCGCAGTTCATACAGCTGCAGCAGGATTACCTTATGGCAAGATCCAAAATGCATTTTGCCGAATTGGATTACAACCGACAGAAAACCCTTAACCAGAGCCAGGCCAGCAGTGACAAGGTCATGCAGCAGGCCCAGTCTGAAATGAACAGCCAGAAGATCATGATGAACGCTCTGGCAGAGCAGCTTAGGCTGATCAATATTAATCCTGAAAGCCTAAGGTCTGGGAATATCCGCAAGAGCGTGCCCGTTTACAGCAGCATCAATGGTTTTGTCAGTAAGGTTAACGTGAACATCGGGAAATATGTGAATCCCTCCGAAGTCTTATTTGAGCTGATTAATCCCGACGACATCCACCTAAACCTGAAAGTCTATGAAAAAGATATTGAAATGCTGAGGCCGGGCCAGCGTTTTGTGGCTTATACCAATGCGGATCCGGGTAAAAAATATTATGGTGAAATTCTTTTGATCAGTAAAGATGTAAGCTCCGGAGGTATTGCAGAAGTCCACTGTCATTTTGAAAAATATGACCACAGCCTGATACCGGGCATGTACATGAATGCTGAAATAGAAACTTCAACCTCTTTCTCAGATGCGGTTCCGGAAGAAAGCATTGTAAGCTATGAAGGAAAAGACTTTGTATTTGTAGAGGAAAAGAAGCAGTTGTACAGGCTGACGCCGGTGAACACGGGAGAATCTGAGAATGGCTTTGTCAGGATTATGAACCCGGAATCATTTACCGGTAAAAAAATAGTAGTTAGAAATGCCTACACCCTGCTTATGAAGCTGAAAAATACAGAGGGAGAAGAAGAATAGTTGTGGCAATCCCTTGAATTTAAAGTACGGAATGAGCTTCCTGGGCCTTCCTGTACTGGATATTTGCATGGTAAGTGGAAATAAAAGCGTAACTTTAGTTTGTCCGCTCCGGAACCAAAAAATTCTGAGCGGGTATTGTCTTAAATTTTTAACATGCACCATCACTTAGAAAAACATTATGTCAACAGGGTAGGGTGGCTTCGTGCAGCGGTTTTGGGCGCTAACGACGGCCTTTTATCTACTACCAGTATTGTAATCGGGGTTGCGGCTGCCCAGCCGGAGCGCAATACCATTATCCTGGCCGCACTGGCAGGGATGATTGCCGGAGCACTTTCCATGGCAGCCGGTGAGTACGTTTCAGTAAGTTCCCAGGAAGATACTGAAAAAGCCGATCTCGCCAGAGAAAAGAGAGAACTGGAAGAAATGCCCGAAATCGAACTCCGGGAACTGGCTAAAATATACGAAGGCAGGGGCGTGAGCAAAGAAACGGCAATGCAGGTGGCTATAGAACTAACGGCTCATGATGCTCTTGAAGCCCATGCAAGGGATGAACTGGGGATTAATGAAATTACCCAGGCCAACCCGACCCTTGCGGCACTGGCATCCTTTGGGTCTTTTGCTCTGGGAGCACTGCTGCCGTTTATCGTATCCCTAGTGGCTCCGCTTCATCAAATGGTCTATTTTCAGTATGGTTTCTCTATCATATTCCTAATGCTTCTGGGTGCTGTATCCGCTAAAACAGGCGGAGCGCCGGTAGGTCTGGCCATGCTCAGGATCTGTTTCTGGGGTACTGCGGCCATGGGGATTACTGCATTGGTTGGGCATCTGTTCGGGACTTCGGTATAGAAAATCCTGTATTCAATAATAAGAACTGTTTCATAGCGATGGAACAGTTCTTTGTTTTAGATACTAAAGTTTTAGAGTGTTTTCCGGGCTAGTCCTGTTCAAAAACCTTCAGCAGTTCAGTCTGCTGAATAACATCATTCCTACTGCTGATTAAATTGTAATTAGCCTGAAGCCAGTTGTTTCGAACTAAGAAGAAGGTGTAAGCATCCATAAGTCCCTCTTTGTATTTTTCTTCCGATTTCTGGAATGACAACTTCTGGTTTTCAAAATTGGCTTCCAGCAGATTGTATTTTTCCTGCGCATTCAGGAACTGGGCTTTGATAGAACGGATGCTTTTGGTTAAATCATTAATAATGATGTCTTTTTCATAACTGGAATTGATGACATTGAGTTTTGCCGTTTCTACGCTGTTTTTTACCTGTAGCCTGTTAAAAACCGGAATATTAAGTCCGAAAGACAATTGCTGGTTCTTATTAGCTTTGATCTGGTCCGAAAAAGCATCGGCAGCCTGTCCCATGATCTTGTTATAAAAGCTGGACCAGGTATAGGAAGCATTCAGTGTCGGCAGATAATATGATTTTGCAATTTCCACATTTTTCTGCTGTGCCTGAATTTCTTGTGTGATACTTTGATAGGCGGGATTCCTGTTCAGAAGATTCTCAACAAAACTATCGTCATTAAAATCCGATCCTGTAAGATTTTCTTCTGGCATGGCAAAATCAAGCGTATCTTTTGTAACAGACAAAGCGTTCAGGAGGTTAATCTTGGAAAGGTCCCGCTGGTTCTTGGCAGAAACCCATTGTTCCTGCATCGTTCCGAGGTTAGCGCGGATATCATATACGTCGCTTTTGGGCCGGCTCCCGATTTCCACCTCTTTCTCAGTACGCCTAATCTGGTCCTCAATCCCTGAAATCTGTGTCTGCAATACATCCAGCCAGCTTTTGCTGTTCTGGTATGCAAAAAACATCTGGATCACATTCAGTTTTATTTCATTTTGTGTGCGCTTCATGGTATATATGGAACTCTCTTTATTCATTCTGGAAAGAGAAATACCAAGGTAATTCCTCCAGTTCAGCAGTTCCCAACTGGCCTGGGCATAAACCTGGTCATACTGGGAATTAATGGCCTCCCGCTGATTGGTATTCTGATTAATGGACGAGCCAAACCCGTAATTATGGCTCACGCCTGCATTCACAGATGGGAGCAGCATTCCTTTCGCAGCAGAAATCTGCCTTTCGTTTTTCTGAATGCTAACCGTAGATTGTTTTACCAAAGGATGATTGGCGGAAGCATAATCCAGGCACTGTTTAAGGGTCCAACTCTGCTGAGCTGGAATGAGATTGATGAATAATATGAAGAATAGTTTTTTCATTGTTTTAATGGGTTTTTGTGTCTAAACCGCCCCGTCAAAAATTCTATAGAATTTTTGACACCCCTCCACGGGAGTGGAATCTTTTATTTTTTTTCCATAGGTTTCACTACAGCTATTGATATTGAACCCTTAGGGATTTTTACTCGTATTTCAGGTATTTAACAAGGTTGATTTTAGTGGCACGATAAGCTTTGAAACTCACCACCACAAAGGTTAGAATCAGTAATAAAATTAAACTTAAAACATAAGGCCACACCGGCATATCGATCCGGTAAGCGAAATCCTTCAGCCATTCATTCATGGCATAATAGCCGAAAGGGATACTGATGAATACGGCGGTGGCACAAATCAGCAGGAATCTTTTCGTCAAGTCCCATATAAGCGTTTTTTCGTCAGCGCCCAAAGTTTTTTTGATGGCTACATCTTTTAATTTTTGTTCGATTAAAAGCGAAGATAAAGCGAATAATCCAAGCAATGCAATCAATAGAACCACAATATTAAGCGTTGTGAAAAGCGTCTGCTGCTTTTGGAATTTTTCATAGGTTTTTGCAAATTGTTTATCCACAAATTCAAAATCATAAGGATAGCCTGGTTCAGCTTTTGTAATCCAGAATTCTTTGATGCGTTCCAGAGTTCCGTTGATGTCGTCTTTGGAAATTTTAATTTGGAGATTTTGGAGATTATTTTTTATCCAATTCCTGTCATAGTTGAAATAAACGATTGGCATTACAGCTTGCTCTACACCAGCATAATTAATATCCTTGACAACACCCAAGATTTTATACTTTTTCTTACCATCCCATCCTGTAAAAAAATCTTTTCCTAACGCTGTTTTGGGATTGTAGCCTAATTTGCCTGCAAACGTTTCGTTCACCACGGCTCCGCTGATGGTATCAGAAGCTTTTTTCCAGTCCAGATCACGCCCGGAAAGGAATTTTACTTTGTAAAAT
This genomic window contains:
- a CDS encoding efflux RND transporter periplasmic adaptor subunit; protein product: MNLRILYITAAFLSAIPALQQCRKQEKKDVKTNIRRDENVVALTDAQLKNAPVETTQLSAKSISTTLRLNGTVDVPPQNLVSVSIPLGGYLKSSTLLPGMPVSKGQVIAVIENPQFIQLQQDYLMARSKMHFAELDYNRQKTLNQSQASSDKVMQQAQSEMNSQKIMMNALAEQLRLININPESLRSGNIRKSVPVYSSINGFVSKVNVNIGKYVNPSEVLFELINPDDIHLNLKVYEKDIEMLRPGQRFVAYTNADPGKKYYGEILLISKDVSSGGIAEVHCHFEKYDHSLIPGMYMNAEIETSTSFSDAVPEESIVSYEGKDFVFVEEKKQLYRLTPVNTGESENGFVRIMNPESFTGKKIVVRNAYTLLMKLKNTEGEEE
- a CDS encoding lycopene cyclase domain-containing protein — encoded protein: MQQYTYLLINFFTVIVCFLFSFHHKIKFNRHFGAFLGGSVIVAVVFIIWDAWFTKRGVWWFNDDYLIGMRILGLPIEEILFFICIPFSCLFTYFCLDKFFRLDWKPVPEKIFVILSIAAALGIALYFNGRIYTFVTFLTTAISLFVLYFVLKVRWIGKASLIYLLLMPGFLAVNGILTGTGLESPIVNYTPGTFMGIRLLTIPLEDTAYGYELILWNIYLFKKFSKNEQSTKDGKDQYILVQERPEAG
- a CDS encoding CusA/CzcA family heavy metal efflux RND transporter, yielding MLTKIIEFSVKNKLIIALLVLGLIGIGSYQVTRLPIDAVPDITNNQVQVITVAPSFGATDIERLVTFPIEQANSNISGLKEIRSFSRFGLSLVTIVFDDGIDIYWARQQVAERLQQVQTQIPQGIGTPELGPISTGLGEIYQYVVRPKPGFEKKYDITELRTIQDWIVRRQLLGVKGVAEVSSFGGKLKQYEIAVNPDRLNAYGITINDVFTALETNNQNTGGAYIEKGPTVLYIRSEGLIGNMEDIRNIAIASKNNEIPLFIKDVAEVKTGFATRYGAMTYNDQGEVAGAIVMMLKGENSNQVIKNVKAKIASIQKTLPEGVVIEPFLDRTKMVNNAIGTVEKNLLEGALIVVFVLVLFLGNFRAGLLVASVIPLSMLFAICMMNLFGVSGNLMSLGALDFGLIIDGAVIIVESVLHRFSHHSKFKNITTVSQNKMDSLVADSAGKMMNSAVFGQMIILIVYLPILTLQGIEGKMFKPMAETVAFALLGAFLLSLTYIPMMSALLLKKRSLKPSFSDRMMKRIEALYLRTLLKVLRIPKIIFSVVLILFVLAILILSRLGGEFIPSLEEGDFAVETRVLPGSNLNTTIESTQKAAHILKSRFPEVEKVVTKIGSGEVPTDPMPMDASDMMVILKDKKDWASAETFPELADKMTRELEEVPGITVSFQYPVQMRFNELMTGARQDVVVKVFGDDLDVLVSNAQKLGKIIESVDGTQNLYIEPVSGMPQVIIEYNRPMIAQYHLSVADINRVINTAFAGQSAGLVFEGEKRFDTVVRLTASDRKNVSDIKNLLVPTPSGNQIPLSQLARIEVKNGPNQIQRENAQRRIVVGFNIKGRDVQSIVQELQEKVNRQIKLPAGYYVTYGGSFENLNNAKQRLMIAVPIALALIFVMLFLAFNSVKESLLIYTAIPLSIIGGVFLLALRGMPFSISAGIGFIALFGVAVLNGIVLISEFNRLYKSGIRNIVRIVIDGGESRLRPVLMTAFVASLGFIPMAVSNGAGGEVQRPLATVVIGGLMVATFLTLFVLPLLYVNIEKGFKMKKKKSSHTASVIILIFMLTAIPVKSQTTVSLDQAIQMALQNNRNLKSEKLRSEYSKALIKSARDIPQTAISADYGQINSAYNDIKLGVAQSIAFPTVYTKQKNVYTEEWKKSVLNVALKEYEIKKAVSLTFYEILYWKQKEQLLRETLTLYSDFLDKADLRLKAGESNILEKTTAANQKSAIEIQIKQVQQEIAVLRLQFQWLLNSETDFMPQDEKLYTVGLKDGLEQNPLLRTLEQQKNVAVQQTALEKAKLLPGLQLAYNLNSFRGTGPDDKVYNASPQFHSVQLGVSVPVFSGGQKARIQSAKIAETVAETDFQNTRFSLENQYKKLNEIYSRNLDIVSQYENSELKNAFTITDTAQKQFRGGEINYLDFVMLVNQAVTLKNNYADVLWKLNQSAIELEYLTLNP
- a CDS encoding SRPBCC family protein encodes the protein MVHTLVREQQLNCDIETAWKFFSSAHNLSKITPKDMNFIVRTQLENDEIYEGMIIDYYVSPLFGIKMEWQTEITQVSHHKSFTDFQKKGPYKLWKHHHEFIENEHGVLMKDRVDYELPMGFLGEIAHNILVRKKVENIFSYRHRVLEEMFNKK
- a CDS encoding cryptochrome/photolyase family protein translates to MSKAQKTEKINIFWFRRDLRLDDNTALHESLQSEYPVLPVFIFDTEILDKLHNKEDKRVDYIHQAISKMHQELQKHKSGIRVFHGKPMEIFKNLVENYDIEAVFANKDYEPDAIARDKEIAAFLEKNEISFRTCKDQVIFEEHEVVKNDNTPYTVYTPYAKKWKEKLKDISVQSHKTDFKNFLPLKPENMISLETIGFKKTDLDLVEPKLEKEIISDYGKYRNFPGMDHTTHLGVALRFGTISVRKCVQYAVKNNETWLNELIWREFFMQILFHFPQVVKHCFKKKYENIEWRNNEKEFKAWCEGKTGYPIVDAGMKQLNETGFMHNRVRMITASFLTKHLLIDWRWGEAYFAEKLLDYELSSNNGNWQWVAGCGCDASPYFRVFNPEEQVKKFDKDHKYIREWIPEDYNEKPIVEHKEARERALKVYKKAVS
- a CDS encoding sterol desaturase family protein translates to MNFLIVVITFFTMEGITWLIHKYIMHGLLWKLHKDHHDHSNEGHMEKNDYFFVIFAVPTIVLMYLGTMQGFNFYFYIALGITLYGMAYFFVHDIFIHQRIKVLRDTQNPYLLAIRRAHKQHHKHTGKEHGECFGFLWVPVKYFRMYFNKKKA